Proteins encoded within one genomic window of Humulus lupulus chromosome 1, drHumLupu1.1, whole genome shotgun sequence:
- the LOC133812997 gene encoding uncharacterized protein LOC133812997, translating to MGYYLADGIYPKWSTLVQSIHDPHHPKKKLFAMKQEACRKDVERAFGVLQSRFAIIAGPTRLWNKKVLHDIMTSCIIMHNMIIEDERDINASIEERVEVPSPEVQMVEDYNARFQEFLTRHRKIKDKEAHIELRNALIEHLWDEYGNSQN from the coding sequence ATGGGTTATTATTTAGCTGATGGTATATATCCAAAATGGTCTACTCTTGTTCAAAGTATTCATGATCCACATCATCCAAAAAAGAAATTATTTGCAATGAAACAAGAAGCATGTAGAAAAGATGTGGAACGTGCATTTGGAGTACTGCAGTCTAGATTTGCAATTATTGCTGGACCGACACGTCTTTGGAATAAAAAAGTATTACATGATATAATGACTTCATGTATTATTATGCATAATATGATAATTGAAGATGAACGTGATATTAATGCATCAATTGAAGAGCGAGTCGAAGTGCCAAGTCCAGAAGTTCAGATGGTAGAAGATTATAATGCTCGGTTTCAAGAATTTCTTACTAGACATAGAAAAATCAAGGATAAGGAAGCTCACATTGAGCTTCGAAATGCATTAATTGAGCACTTGTGGGATGAATATGGTAACtcacaaaattaa
- the LOC133812998 gene encoding peptidyl-prolyl cis-trans isomerase FKBP53-like codes for MNFQLKIYALRSLGNEQETKKKRKKNKKKSQDNEGETNVNQTVSAKEAQNVSTLDSDKQTNAKSSKVRTLANGLVVEELSMGKPDGKKAQPGKQVSVHYIGKLKKNGKQFDSNVGRAPFKFRLGVGQVIKGWDVGVEGMRVGDKRRLTTPPEMGYRRKGAGGAIPPNSWLVFDVELNDVR; via the exons ATGAATTTCCA ACTAAAAATTTATGCGCTCAGGAGCCTTGGAAATGAACAGGAgacaaaaaagaagagaaagaagaacaaaaagaaaAGCCAGGATAATGAAGGTGAAACTAATGTGAATCAAACTGTTTCTGCTAAGGAAGCCCAAAATGTATCAACCTTGGACTCAGATAAGCAAACTAATGCAAAGTCATCTAAAGTGAGAACACTTGCTAATGGTTTGGTCGTTGAAGAACTGTCAATGGGCAAACCAGATGGTAAAAAAGCTCAACCAGGAAAGCAA GTCAGTGTCCACTACATTGGCAAGCTAAAGAAGAATGGTAAACAGTTCGACTCAAACGTGGGAAGAGCACCTTTTAAGTTCCGCCTAG GTGTAGGACAAGTTATTAAAGGGTGGGATGTTGGAGTTGAGG GCATGCGTGTTGGGGACAAGAGAAGGCTTACCACTCCACCAGAGATGGG TTATAGACGTAAGGGAGCAGGTGGTGCAATTCCTCCAAATTCGTGGCTTGTGTTTGATGTTGAGTTAAATGATGTTCGTTAA